The Synergistaceae bacterium sequence AGGGTGGAGAATGTCTTCGACAGGGCGCTCGAGGGGACGTCGTAGGCCATGCCCGGATGGAGGGCATCCTACGAGTGCTCCTCGTTCAAGACCGATCAGCTCCCGGCAGGAGGAGTAAGCGAGATCGCGGTCGCCGGGCGCTCGAACGTCGGCAAGTCCTCTCTGATCAACAAACTTTTGGGTGCGCGCCTGGCTCACGTCGGCGCCACGCCGGGGAAGACCAGGAGCATAAACTTCTTCCTGGTCGAACGTGACGGGGCGCCCGCATTCAGACTGGTCGACCTTCCAGGCTTCGGCTACGCCTCCAGAAGCAAGAGCGAACGCGACCAGTGGGCGCGCCTGGTGGGGGCCTACACGGCCGGGCGTGAGAACCTCGTGCTCATCCTGCACCTCGTGGATTTCAGGCACGGCCTTTTGAAAAACGACATCGCCCTCAGGGAATGGCTGGACGGGGTCGGGATCCCCGGGCTCGTTGTCTTCACGAAAGGAGACAAGATCTCTAGAGGAAGGCATAAGTCCACGCGAAACGCATACATACGAAGCGGATTGAAATCCGTGGACATGCCCATAATAACCTCAAGCAAGGACGGCACCGGAGTGGGCGAGCTGAGGCTGTTCATCGAATCGTATCTCGCAATGCCGGATTGAACCGCCGGCCTGTTGCGCTTTTTTTGGTCTGTTATTCATCAACGGAGGTGGATCATTTTATGGCAGGCATTGTGGAGTCAATGGCGAAGTCGTACTCCCCGGAACCTATCGAGGATAAGTGGTACAAAGAATGGATGGACTCCGGGCTCTTCGACGCACCCGAGAGCGGGGACGGCGAGGCCTTTTCCATAGTCATTCCCCCGCCGAACGTCACTGGCTCCCTTCACATGGGGCACGCCTTCAACCACACCTTCCAGGACATCATCTGTCGCTTCAAGCGCATGAGGGGCTGCAACGTGCTCTGGCTGCCGGGCACCGATCACGCCGGAATAGCCACGCAGAACGTGGTGGAGCGCAGGCTTGCGGAGGAGGGGAAGTCGCGCCACGACCTAGGCCGAGAGGAGTTCATCCGAAGGGTGTGGGAGTGGAAGGAGGAGTTCGGAGGGCGCATAACAAGCCAGATGAAGAAGCTCGGCGACTCATGCGACTGGAGCAGGGAGCGCTTCACCCTGGACGAGGGGCTTTCAAGGGCCGTACGTTCGGTCTTTGTAAAACTCTACAAAAAAGATCTTATATATAAGGGGAAATACATAGTCAACTGGTGCTCCCGCTGCCACACGGCTCTGTCCGACATCGAGGTGGAGCACGAGGAGCAGGAGGGAAGGCTGTACCACGTCGCCTACCCGTTGGAGGACGGTACGGGCAGCGTGGTAGTGGCGACGACCCGCCCGGAGACAATCTGGGGGGACGTGGCGATCGCCGTGCATCCTAGGTCGGAGAAGAGCACCCTGGCCGGAAAGAGGGTCAGGGTCCCGCTGGGCGGCAGAATAGTTCCGGTCATAGAGGACGCGATGGTCGATCCGGAGTTCGGCACTGGATGCGTCAAGATAACCCCGGCGCACGACCCGAACGACTTTCTCGTGGGTCAGCGCCACAATCTGGAACAGGTCCAGGTGATAGACGAGCACGGCTTCATGAACTCGAACGCCCCCGGCTACGAGGGGCTGAACATCAACGAGGCGAGGAAGAGGGCCGTCGAGGAGCTGACGGCCTCCGGGGCTCTGGTCAAAACCGAGGAGATGCGGCACTCGATCGGCTGTTGCTATCGCTGCGCCACGACCGTGGAGCCCTACCTGTCAGAACAGTGGTTCGTCAGGGCGGGGCCGCTGGCCGAGGCGGGGATAAAGGCTGTCAAGGAGGGCAAGATCAGGTTCGTCCCCGACCAGTGGGAGAAGGTCTACTTCCAGTGGATGGAGAACATACGCGACTGGTGCATATCGCGCCAGCTCTGGTGGGGACACAGGATCCCGGCCTGGACCTGCGAGGAGTGCGGTCACGTGACTGTCTCCGAGGAGAACCCGACGTCCTGTGAGAAGTGCGGAAGCGACAGGATAGTCCAGGACGAGGACGTGCTGGACACTTGGTTCAGCAGTGCACTGTGGCCCTTTTCGACCCTCGGATGGCCGGAGGAGACGAAGGATCTGTCTCGCTTCTATCCCACCTCCCTGCTTGTCACGGCGTTCGACATCATCTTCTTCTGGGTGGCCAGGATGATAATGATGGGGCTGGAATTCATGGGAGAAATCCCCTTCCATGACGTCTACATCCACGCGCTCATACGGGACGAGAAGGGACGAAAAATGAGCAAGTCGAGCGGGAACGTCATAGACCCGCTGGACATGATAGAGAAGTACGGGGCGGACGCGCTGAGGATGACGCTGGCCGCCCTCACGGTGCAGGGGCGCGACATACTGCTGAGCACCGGCAAGATAGAGATTTACAGGCTCTTCATGAACAAGATCTGGAACGCCTCCCGCTTTGCACTGATGAACCTGGAGGACCTGCCGAAGGACACCGTACTGGCAAAGGCCACCGAGCTGAAGCTGCACGACAGGTGGATACTGACCAGGTCCGCCCAAGTCACGGAGGAGACCACCCGGCTCCTGGAGTCCTACAACATAGGCGAGGCGGCGAGGCTGCTGTACGACTTCGTCTGGGGGGACCTGTGCGACTGGTACCTGGAGCTGTCCAAGCCC is a genomic window containing:
- the ysxC gene encoding ribosome biogenesis GTP-binding protein YsxC, with the translated sequence MPGWRASYECSSFKTDQLPAGGVSEIAVAGRSNVGKSSLINKLLGARLAHVGATPGKTRSINFFLVERDGAPAFRLVDLPGFGYASRSKSERDQWARLVGAYTAGRENLVLILHLVDFRHGLLKNDIALREWLDGVGIPGLVVFTKGDKISRGRHKSTRNAYIRSGLKSVDMPIITSSKDGTGVGELRLFIESYLAMPD
- a CDS encoding valine--tRNA ligase, which encodes MAGIVESMAKSYSPEPIEDKWYKEWMDSGLFDAPESGDGEAFSIVIPPPNVTGSLHMGHAFNHTFQDIICRFKRMRGCNVLWLPGTDHAGIATQNVVERRLAEEGKSRHDLGREEFIRRVWEWKEEFGGRITSQMKKLGDSCDWSRERFTLDEGLSRAVRSVFVKLYKKDLIYKGKYIVNWCSRCHTALSDIEVEHEEQEGRLYHVAYPLEDGTGSVVVATTRPETIWGDVAIAVHPRSEKSTLAGKRVRVPLGGRIVPVIEDAMVDPEFGTGCVKITPAHDPNDFLVGQRHNLEQVQVIDEHGFMNSNAPGYEGLNINEARKRAVEELTASGALVKTEEMRHSIGCCYRCATTVEPYLSEQWFVRAGPLAEAGIKAVKEGKIRFVPDQWEKVYFQWMENIRDWCISRQLWWGHRIPAWTCEECGHVTVSEENPTSCEKCGSDRIVQDEDVLDTWFSSALWPFSTLGWPEETKDLSRFYPTSLLVTAFDIIFFWVARMIMMGLEFMGEIPFHDVYIHALIRDEKGRKMSKSSGNVIDPLDMIEKYGADALRMTLAALTVQGRDILLSTGKIEIYRLFMNKIWNASRFALMNLEDLPKDTVLAKATELKLHDRWILTRSAQVTEETTRLLESYNIGEAARLLYDFVWGDLCDWYLELSKPALKGAEGEERRRSTQLVLRSVFRDALLLLHPFIPFLTEELWLIFDYDGGVLMERHEWPAGDLPRHPESVGRMTLFQEVVRSLRNLRAEAGVNPQGYVGRAVVQCDEGEALSLLLEETKPLMQELTRIREIAQAQPSSDKPAGALSSQVTGGEISLIVGDVLDIDAEIERLSSEIASLKKSIDASMGKLRNQDFVGRAPAEIVEKERERLEESEARLRRVHENIESLKRA